In one Dermacentor variabilis isolate Ectoservices chromosome 4, ASM5094787v1, whole genome shotgun sequence genomic region, the following are encoded:
- the LOC142579593 gene encoding uncharacterized protein LOC142579593: MDLEGEVTTPRSESMAVTVREMNNTTTAASNKSGDEPVRDNRSYECDVCFMRFTQFANMRRHKLSHSGIRPFECRLCLRRFFRKDHLVEHTVRKHSKQRPLRCPFCAKTFPSVPMLKCHLSNAHSSGYTPRSNICNICGFVATSAGGAKIHYMTYHVRRALRSSSPTGNSPGLASLLSSPYQGPNGEVCTLGPSTMAAMDVYRESSEDGVGAIEVHHIEGDYSEISPRITSVTSQRDSADKTGEEDDDDSMIVVKSEMQENITDTLTADNGDTNNNNTNASNNNNASASTGSGTAGADESRDSPRDNQSSAEDHGFITSDTGNWTMPSSSSSQEHCSLGTSGQWSATAVHGNHDLGIVISPPPTGAFGSTSVGDKADEKQMRSTPETSTADGDSGVDMRYPSPLACQYCDVVFYDRTLYLLHRGAHSFRKPWRCNLCGHQCKHRYDFASHLVAHPHI, from the coding sequence ATGGATCTTGAGGGGGAGGTGACGACACCCAGAAGTGAAAGCATGGCTGTGACAGTACGAGAGATGAACAACACGACTACCGCAGCAAGCAACAAGTCTGGTGACGAGCCTGTACGTGACAACCGCTCGTACGAGTGCGATGTTTGCTTCATGCGTTTCACCCAGTTTGCCAACATGCGGAGGCACAAGCTCAGCCACTCGGGCATCCGCCCTTTCGAGTGCCGCTTGTGCCTTCGGCGTTTTTTCCGCAAGGACCACCTCGTTGAACACACCGTCCGCAAGCATTCGAAGCAGAGACCACTGCGCTGCCCCTTCTGTGCAAAGACGTTTCCCTCTGTGCCCATGCTCAAATGTCACCTCTCCAATGCCCACTCGTCAGGCTACACTCCTCGTAGCAACATTTGCAACATATGTGGTTTTGTTGCCACCTCAGCCGGTGGAGCGAAGATTCATTACATGACCTACCACGTTCGCAGAGCCCTGCGGTCGTCATCTCCAACAGGAAATTCACCAGGCCTTGCTTCCTTGCTTTCTTCACCATACCAGGGTCCAAATGGTGAAGTCTGCACCTTAGGGCCAAGTACCATGGCGGCAATGGATGTGTACCGTGAGTCCTCCGAGGATGGTGTGGGTGCCATAGAGGTGCATCACATTGAAGGAGACTACTCGGAAATATCACCTCGAATCACGAGCGTAACATCTCAGCGCGACTCCGCTGACAAGACTGGTGAGGAggatgacgatgacagcatgattGTGGTCAAATCGGAGATGCAGGAAAACATCACTGACACACTTACCGCTGACAACGGcgacaccaacaacaacaacacaaatgccagcaacaacaacaatgccTCTGCCAGCACAGGCTCTGGAACAGCTGGAGCTGATGAGAGCAGGGATTCTCCTCGGGACAACCAGTCCTCTGCCGAAGACCATGGGTTCATTACCTCTGATACAGGAAACTGGACCATGCCTTCATCTTCGTCTTCTCAAGAACACTGCTCCTTGGGGAccagtgggcagtggagtgcaACAGCAGTACATGGAAACCACGACCTTGGTATAGTCATCTCGCCTCCTCCGACTGGCGCATTTGGGTCCACTTCTGTCGGGGATAAAGCCGATGAGAAACAGATGCGTAGCACGCCAGAAACATCTACTGCTGATGGTGACAGTGGCGTTGACATGCGCTACCCAAGTCCTCTGGCCTGCCAGTATTGTGATGTTGTCTTCTACGATCGCACCCTGTACCTTCTACACCGTGGCGCTCACTCCTTCCGCAAACCATGGAGGTGCAACCTTTGCGGTCACCAATGCAAGCACAGGTATGACTTTGCCAGCCACCTGGTTGCTCACCCGCACATCTGA